Proteins encoded in a region of the Verrucomicrobiia bacterium genome:
- a CDS encoding DUF362 domain-containing protein: MNPNHSNPPVRRRDFLTRAAKAGAIVAATGGVGYWLHDTQGPTGKPAAETVSLPDYSLPKLGQRMSIITGSDRVKTINRALQALGGIEQFIQSGDRVVLKVNAAFASPAALSATANPKLVAEVARLCFAAGASSVVVADNPINDPQSCFTLSGIAKAAEAAGAKVILPGAASFKPTTLPNARLIRDWPLFIEPFQRATKLIGISPVKDHHRSGASMSMKNWYGLLGGRRNVFHQDIHTIISELATMVRPTMVILDGTTSMLTNGPTGGSLEDLQPTNTMIVSTDQVAADAFGATLLGKTAADLTFIGKAAAAGVGTIDYESLKPARDHVG, translated from the coding sequence ATGAACCCAAACCACAGCAACCCACCGGTCCGACGCCGCGATTTCCTGACGCGCGCGGCGAAGGCCGGAGCCATTGTCGCGGCCACGGGCGGCGTGGGATATTGGCTGCATGACACGCAGGGGCCGACGGGCAAACCCGCCGCTGAGACCGTTTCGTTGCCGGACTATTCGCTGCCGAAACTCGGCCAGCGCATGAGCATCATCACCGGCTCCGATCGCGTGAAGACCATCAACCGGGCCTTGCAGGCGTTGGGCGGCATCGAGCAGTTCATCCAATCCGGCGACCGCGTGGTGCTCAAGGTGAACGCCGCCTTCGCATCGCCCGCTGCCCTCTCCGCCACGGCCAATCCCAAACTCGTCGCGGAAGTGGCGCGATTGTGCTTTGCCGCCGGAGCATCATCCGTGGTCGTCGCGGATAATCCGATCAACGATCCGCAAAGCTGCTTCACCTTGAGCGGCATCGCGAAGGCCGCTGAAGCTGCCGGGGCCAAAGTGATTTTGCCCGGGGCCGCGTCGTTCAAACCCACCACGCTCCCCAACGCCCGGCTCATTCGCGACTGGCCATTGTTCATCGAACCGTTCCAGCGCGCGACCAAGCTGATCGGAATTTCGCCGGTGAAAGATCACCATCGCAGCGGCGCGTCCATGTCCATGAAGAACTGGTATGGTCTGCTGGGCGGACGTCGCAACGTGTTTCATCAGGACATCCACACGATCATTTCCGAACTCGCCACCATGGTGCGGCCCACGATGGTGATCCTTGACGGCACCACGAGCATGCTCACGAACGGGCCCACGGGCGGGTCGCTGGAGGATTTGCAGCCTACGAACACAATGATCGTCAGCACCGACCAGGTGGCCGCCGACGCGTTCGGCGCCACCCTGCTTGGTAAAACTGCGGCCGACCTGACGTTCATCGGGAAGGCCGCTGCCGCGGGCGTCGGCACGATCGATTACGAATCACTCAAACCAGCGAGGGACCATGTGGGCTGA
- a CDS encoding 4Fe-4S binding protein produces MNIIKARRIAQVFFFLLFVWFCVVTTVGERWWQWRGWPVNWFLQLDPLVALGTLLTTKTVYAGLLWGVATVALTVVFGRFFCGWLCPFGALHQFIGWLGRRWKKHAERVAMNQFRQSQVIKYYVLIALLSAAAGGLISEALRLPHRKPAVASLLAIGGLLILTWLTTRKLAGRFKSAVLWFSTIVAVWIGIGLIAQPDALAAASLQTGLLDPIPLVYRSFNLVVLTVFDGIGAANRFYVAAWTITLVFLAAVLLNLWIPRFYCRFICPLGALFGVLVRWTPWRIGKRVGECSGCELCENNCEGACDPFGTIHTSECLLCMNCLHACRKAKMGYSLNRSASGEDEATGVTRRGFLAAGVSGVVAVPAARLGGFLDHNWNSNVVRPPGALAEEDFLNRCIKCGQCMRVCPTNVIQPALLEAGLGGLWTPVLNFRIGTSGCQLNCIACGNVCPTAAIRPLTLDEKHGAGDFATAGPVRMGTAFVDRSRCLPWAMDMPCIVCQENCPVSPKAIYVREEFQVIENGARIIRSATTTNLQLDGAALRNGKLATGDYFIRLENETPAERRLITENSANAITVAGNSAWPEAPEAGRRALIEVRLQKPMVDPDRCIGCGVCQHECPVSGLRAIRVTAENESRNPRHSLTART; encoded by the coding sequence ATGAACATCATCAAAGCCCGCCGCATCGCGCAGGTATTTTTCTTCCTGCTCTTCGTCTGGTTCTGCGTGGTCACCACCGTCGGCGAGCGCTGGTGGCAATGGCGTGGCTGGCCGGTGAACTGGTTCCTGCAACTCGACCCGCTGGTCGCGCTCGGGACGTTGCTCACCACGAAAACGGTTTACGCCGGATTGCTCTGGGGCGTGGCAACCGTCGCCTTGACGGTCGTGTTCGGACGCTTCTTCTGCGGCTGGCTTTGTCCCTTCGGCGCGTTGCATCAGTTCATCGGCTGGCTGGGTCGCCGTTGGAAGAAACATGCCGAGCGGGTGGCGATGAACCAGTTTCGTCAGTCTCAGGTCATCAAGTATTACGTGCTCATTGCTTTGCTCAGCGCGGCGGCAGGCGGATTAATCAGCGAGGCCCTCCGATTGCCGCATCGGAAGCCGGCCGTGGCTTCATTGCTGGCCATCGGGGGTTTGTTGATTCTCACCTGGCTGACGACGCGCAAGCTCGCCGGTCGTTTCAAGTCAGCGGTGCTTTGGTTTTCAACCATCGTCGCGGTGTGGATCGGAATCGGACTTATTGCCCAGCCCGACGCGCTGGCCGCGGCTTCGTTGCAAACCGGATTGCTCGACCCGATTCCCTTGGTTTACCGCTCGTTCAATCTGGTGGTGCTCACCGTGTTTGATGGCATCGGGGCGGCAAACCGCTTCTACGTCGCCGCATGGACGATCACTTTGGTGTTTCTTGCCGCCGTGCTGTTGAACCTGTGGATACCGCGATTCTATTGCCGGTTTATCTGTCCGTTGGGTGCGTTGTTCGGGGTGCTGGTGCGGTGGACGCCCTGGCGCATCGGCAAGCGCGTGGGCGAGTGCAGCGGTTGCGAACTGTGCGAGAACAATTGCGAGGGCGCGTGCGACCCGTTCGGCACGATTCATACGAGCGAGTGCCTGCTGTGCATGAACTGCCTGCACGCATGCCGGAAAGCGAAGATGGGTTACAGCCTGAACCGTTCGGCATCCGGTGAGGACGAGGCGACGGGCGTGACGCGACGCGGCTTTCTGGCCGCCGGCGTCTCCGGCGTGGTGGCGGTTCCGGCGGCACGGCTGGGCGGATTTCTGGATCACAACTGGAACTCCAATGTCGTCCGCCCGCCCGGTGCGCTCGCGGAGGAAGATTTCCTGAATCGCTGCATCAAGTGCGGCCAGTGCATGCGCGTGTGCCCGACGAATGTGATTCAACCCGCACTGCTGGAAGCGGGACTCGGCGGACTGTGGACGCCAGTCCTAAATTTTCGGATTGGCACGAGTGGTTGCCAGCTCAACTGCATCGCGTGCGGAAATGTTTGCCCGACCGCTGCCATTCGTCCGCTGACGCTGGATGAAAAGCACGGCGCCGGCGATTTCGCGACGGCGGGGCCGGTTCGCATGGGCACGGCCTTCGTGGATCGCAGCCGCTGCCTGCCTTGGGCCATGGACATGCCCTGCATTGTTTGTCAGGAGAATTGCCCCGTGAGCCCGAAGGCGATTTACGTCCGTGAGGAATTTCAAGTCATCGAAAATGGCGCCCGGATCATTCGCTCGGCCACGACGACCAACCTTCAACTCGACGGTGCCGCGTTGCGCAACGGCAAACTGGCCACGGGAGACTATTTCATCCGCCTGGAAAATGAGACGCCCGCGGAGCGCAGGTTGATCACGGAGAACTCGGCGAATGCGATCACCGTGGCCGGGAACTCCGCCTGGCCGGAAGCGCCGGAGGCCGGCCGGCGCGCGTTGATCGAAGTGCGGTTGCAAAAACCAATGGTCGATCCGGACCGCTGCATCGGCTGCGGCGTCTGCCAGCACGAATGTCCCGTCAGTGGTCTCCGTGCGATCCGCGTCACCGCCGAGAACGAATCCCGCAATCCCAGACACTCTTTGACCGCCAGAACCTGA
- a CDS encoding YggS family pyridoxal phosphate-dependent enzyme, with product MREFVARRRFRHVLSTICAQVGIYGAGFTIYDSAVDFAGNLNGIQQRIAAACDRARRDPASVTLMAVTKTHPPATVQAAADLGLVFFGENKVQEAKAKIPQCSGKLRWHFIGHLQSNKTRDAVELFEMIQSVDSLALAEELNKRCEQAGRRLPVLLEVNLAGEASKFGYAPGRLLDELNDLNALPRLEIHGLMTVPPWKPVAEQVRPFFRQARELQQRCEALLGAPLAQLSMGMSGDFEVAIEEGATIVRIGTALFGERPRQAK from the coding sequence ATGCGCGAGTTTGTCGCGCGGCGCCGGTTCCGTCACGTCCTTTCAACCATTTGCGCGCAGGTAGGAATTTACGGCGCCGGCTTTACGATTTACGATTCGGCCGTGGACTTTGCTGGCAACCTCAACGGCATTCAACAACGCATCGCCGCCGCGTGTGACCGCGCGCGCCGCGATCCCGCCTCCGTCACGCTCATGGCCGTGACCAAGACACATCCGCCCGCTACCGTGCAGGCCGCGGCAGATTTGGGCCTCGTGTTTTTCGGGGAAAACAAGGTGCAGGAGGCCAAGGCCAAAATCCCGCAGTGCTCCGGCAAGTTGCGCTGGCATTTCATCGGCCACCTGCAATCCAACAAGACGCGCGACGCCGTAGAGTTGTTTGAAATGATTCAGAGCGTGGACAGCCTGGCGCTGGCCGAGGAGTTGAACAAGCGGTGCGAACAGGCGGGCAGGCGCCTGCCGGTGCTGCTGGAAGTCAATCTCGCCGGTGAAGCCAGCAAGTTTGGTTATGCACCCGGGCGGTTGCTGGACGAATTGAATGATCTCAATGCGTTGCCGCGCCTCGAAATCCACGGCTTGATGACCGTGCCGCCGTGGAAGCCCGTGGCCGAACAGGTGCGCCCGTTTTTCCGCCAGGCGCGCGAACTCCAGCAGCGTTGCGAAGCCCTCCTCGGCGCACCGTTGGCGCAGCTCAGCATGGGCATGAGCGGCGACTTCGAGGTGGCCATCGAAGAGGGCGCCACCATCGTCCGCATCGGCACCGCGCTTTTTGGCGAGCGCCCCCGGCAGGCGAAGTAG
- a CDS encoding DUF6599 family protein produces the protein MPSPDTNDRKTEQVLSWFILFCLLAIGGGVFLKQFSFNPAVLMARQLAAAPAAPSRSAIDSAWLPPELQAFGAPEQFTPENLYDKIDGKAELYVSTGVARMDCRRFALKNASNDWFEWFAYGMNGVPQAFSVFSTQRRAEGETLDLTPYAYRTQNAIFFVAGTNYIEAVGSSTSEPLRTAMLSMAKRFVAATSVRSVEQMPEMIILPTDCRVAGSVELQASDAFGFDRFKNVFTAQYNPDGTELMAFVTACATPEAATALRDAYRAFLVENGGKEAGTAIGELGRPVELMGSLELVFSRGRYVAGIHAAPTSSAAEKIGNDLLQRLTAANK, from the coding sequence ATGCCGTCTCCAGACACAAATGATCGCAAGACCGAGCAGGTGTTGAGTTGGTTCATCCTGTTTTGTCTGCTGGCCATCGGCGGCGGCGTTTTCCTGAAACAATTCTCCTTCAACCCCGCGGTGCTCATGGCCCGACAACTGGCCGCCGCTCCGGCCGCACCATCCCGGTCCGCCATCGACTCCGCCTGGCTGCCCCCGGAATTGCAGGCGTTTGGCGCGCCAGAGCAGTTCACGCCGGAGAATCTCTACGACAAAATCGACGGCAAAGCCGAGTTGTATGTCTCCACCGGCGTGGCCCGGATGGATTGCCGGCGGTTTGCGTTGAAGAACGCCTCCAACGATTGGTTTGAATGGTTTGCCTACGGCATGAACGGCGTGCCCCAGGCGTTTTCAGTTTTCTCCACGCAACGCCGCGCGGAAGGCGAGACACTGGACCTCACGCCCTACGCCTATCGAACCCAGAACGCCATCTTCTTCGTCGCAGGCACCAACTACATCGAAGCCGTCGGTTCCTCCACCAGCGAACCGCTCCGCACTGCCATGCTCTCCATGGCCAAGCGCTTCGTGGCCGCGACTTCCGTCCGCAGCGTGGAACAGATGCCCGAAATGATAATTCTGCCCACCGATTGCCGCGTCGCCGGCAGTGTCGAACTCCAGGCCTCCGACGCGTTCGGATTCGATCGATTCAAGAATGTGTTCACGGCGCAATACAATCCGGACGGCACCGAGCTGATGGCGTTCGTCACCGCCTGTGCAACACCAGAAGCGGCGACCGCTTTACGTGACGCTTACCGCGCCTTCCTGGTCGAGAACGGCGGCAAGGAGGCCGGGACGGCCATCGGCGAACTCGGCAGGCCGGTTGAACTCATGGGCAGCCTTGAACTCGTGTTTTCCCGGGGCCGCTACGTTGCAGGCATCCATGCTGCGCCGACGTCATCCGCCGCGGAGAAAATCGGCAACGACTTGCTTCAACGACTGACGGCCGCAAACAAATGA
- a CDS encoding EVE domain-containing protein, with product MNYWLVKSEPDAYAWATFVKDGRTAWTGVRNFAARIHLRAMKKGDTVFYYHSNEGKEVVGVARVIKEFYPDATAEEGDWSCVDLQPVKPLVQPVTLSQIKGDAVLKEMLLVRQSRLSVMPVTKAQAERLLKLGGTKL from the coding sequence ATGAATTATTGGCTGGTTAAATCAGAGCCCGACGCCTACGCGTGGGCCACGTTCGTCAAGGATGGCCGGACGGCCTGGACCGGGGTGCGCAATTTTGCCGCGCGAATCCACCTCCGCGCCATGAAGAAGGGCGACACGGTTTTTTACTATCACAGCAACGAGGGCAAGGAAGTGGTCGGCGTGGCGCGGGTCATCAAGGAATTCTATCCGGATGCCACGGCGGAGGAGGGGGACTGGTCGTGCGTGGATTTGCAGCCGGTGAAGCCGCTCGTCCAGCCGGTGACGCTGTCGCAGATCAAGGGCGACGCCGTCCTGAAGGAAATGCTGCTGGTAAGGCAATCGCGCCTTTCGGTGATGCCCGTTACGAAAGCGCAGGCCGAGCGATTGCTCAAGCTGGGCGGGACAAAACTTTGA
- a CDS encoding ABC transporter ATP-binding protein — MSSHHRHASHTDPSFKSAPRPSGEVIRRVAVYLRPYKAMSVGTVLCAVFSLAAGMAYPKLTKIIIDDVIKAGRHELLTPVALSLLLAFLLRETFNSIRIRINNRLEQNVIFDMRRQVFARLQRLPVSWFDQRASGDLMTRIIEDVNNVERLLIDGTEQGTVALLSVAGAIVFMILYSPVLTAVALIPLPFLIGGALWYTLTAHKRYRLQREASSAMNALLMDDLQGVRQIKAFGRQEHEDARFAARADDLRQGTLVVMRAWAWYGPGMQFIGAAGIGLILWVGGAQVLSHKMDVGQLVAFMLYAGMFFYEPIGRLHGLNQMLQSARAAAARVFDILDAEPERADRTQSLRLPVRGEVVYEQVGFNYESILRSKPSARQADRLTSPDKAEVRQVLHDINLHVLPGQMIALVGPTGAGKSTLVNLLPAFYEATSGRIQIDGQDVRNVRLESLREHISVVSQEAFLFNGTVRENILYGKLDATEADLIAAAKAANCHEFISRLPRGYDSRVGERGVKLSVGEKQRVSIARALLKNAPILILDEATASVDTATERLIQEALERLLANRTSFVIAHRLSTVRNADQILVLRHGEIIERGTHAELLGANGLYARLARIQDTRSIEESFEKLADQT; from the coding sequence ATGAGCAGCCATCACCGTCACGCCAGCCACACCGACCCCTCGTTCAAATCCGCGCCGCGCCCGAGTGGAGAGGTGATCCGCCGCGTTGCGGTTTACCTGCGCCCCTACAAGGCGATGTCGGTCGGCACAGTGCTGTGCGCCGTGTTTTCACTGGCAGCCGGCATGGCCTACCCAAAGCTGACGAAGATCATCATCGACGACGTCATCAAAGCCGGGCGCCATGAATTGCTCACACCAGTGGCCCTTTCTCTGTTACTGGCATTTCTGTTGCGCGAAACCTTCAACAGCATCCGCATTCGCATCAACAACCGGCTGGAACAGAACGTCATTTTTGACATGCGCCGCCAGGTGTTCGCGCGACTGCAGCGCCTGCCGGTTTCCTGGTTTGATCAACGCGCATCGGGCGACTTGATGACGCGCATCATAGAAGACGTGAACAACGTCGAGCGATTGCTCATTGATGGCACCGAGCAAGGCACGGTGGCCCTGTTGAGCGTTGCCGGCGCGATCGTCTTTATGATTCTTTACAGCCCGGTGCTGACCGCCGTGGCGCTGATTCCCCTGCCCTTTCTGATTGGCGGCGCGTTGTGGTATACGTTGACCGCGCACAAACGTTATCGTCTCCAGCGTGAAGCTTCGAGCGCAATGAACGCACTGCTCATGGACGATCTCCAAGGCGTCCGGCAAATCAAGGCCTTTGGACGGCAGGAACACGAGGATGCACGCTTCGCGGCCCGCGCCGACGATTTGCGCCAGGGAACCCTTGTCGTGATGCGCGCTTGGGCCTGGTATGGGCCCGGCATGCAGTTCATCGGAGCTGCCGGCATCGGCCTGATTCTCTGGGTCGGCGGCGCCCAGGTGTTGTCCCACAAAATGGACGTCGGCCAGCTCGTGGCCTTCATGCTCTACGCCGGCATGTTTTTTTATGAACCGATCGGCCGTTTGCATGGGCTGAATCAAATGCTGCAATCGGCACGCGCCGCGGCGGCGCGCGTTTTCGACATCTTGGATGCCGAACCAGAACGCGCAGACCGGACGCAATCGCTGCGGTTGCCGGTGCGAGGCGAGGTGGTTTACGAACAGGTCGGCTTCAACTATGAAAGCATTCTGCGCAGCAAGCCGTCGGCAAGGCAGGCCGACCGCCTTACGTCACCCGACAAGGCAGAGGTGCGGCAGGTGCTTCACGACATCAACCTCCATGTTTTACCCGGGCAAATGATTGCGTTGGTCGGCCCCACCGGGGCAGGCAAATCCACCCTGGTCAATCTGCTGCCGGCGTTCTACGAAGCCACCAGCGGCCGCATCCAGATCGATGGGCAGGATGTTCGCAACGTGCGCCTTGAATCCTTGCGCGAGCACATCAGCGTTGTCAGCCAGGAAGCGTTTCTGTTCAACGGCACCGTGCGGGAGAACATCCTCTATGGCAAACTGGACGCGACCGAAGCAGATCTGATTGCAGCCGCCAAAGCGGCCAACTGCCATGAGTTCATCAGCCGACTGCCGCGGGGTTATGATTCCCGCGTGGGCGAACGTGGCGTGAAATTGAGCGTGGGCGAAAAACAGCGTGTCAGCATTGCCCGCGCACTGTTGAAGAACGCCCCGATCCTGATTCTCGATGAGGCCACCGCCAGCGTGGACACCGCAACCGAGCGCTTGATTCAGGAAGCTTTGGAACGATTGCTGGCCAACCGCACCAGTTTCGTGATCGCTCATCGTTTGAGCACGGTGCGAAACGCAGACCAAATCCTCGTTCTACGCCACGGCGAGATCATCGAACGCGGCACGCACGCGGAATTGCTCGGAGCCAACGGGCTTTACGCCCGGCTGGCGCGCATTCAGGATACGCGCTCCATCGAAGAAAGCTTTGAGAAGCTGGCGGACCAGACGTGA
- a CDS encoding type 1 glutamine amidotransferase domain-containing protein, producing MQKTLLTFVDDLYEDLELWYPKLRVEEAGYAMRVAGPELRTYAGKHGYPAASDLLLKDARSENFCGLLVPGGFMPDKLRRDAKVLSLTHEFFEQGKLVAFICHGGWIPISAKILKGKRATGSLGIKDDLENAGALWVNEPVVVDGNLISSRTPRDLAPFGKAMVEFLDRNVR from the coding sequence ATGCAAAAAACACTGCTCACGTTCGTGGATGACCTCTACGAGGATTTGGAACTGTGGTATCCCAAGCTGCGAGTTGAGGAGGCCGGCTACGCCATGCGCGTGGCCGGACCAGAACTGCGGACTTATGCAGGCAAACATGGTTATCCGGCTGCAAGCGATCTGCTGCTGAAGGATGCGCGCAGCGAAAACTTTTGCGGATTGCTGGTGCCAGGTGGTTTTATGCCGGATAAATTGCGGCGGGACGCCAAGGTGCTTTCATTGACCCACGAGTTCTTCGAGCAAGGAAAGCTGGTGGCTTTTATATGCCATGGCGGCTGGATTCCGATTTCTGCCAAAATCCTCAAGGGCAAACGCGCGACGGGCTCGCTGGGCATCAAGGATGACCTGGAGAATGCGGGCGCCCTCTGGGTGAATGAACCGGTGGTCGTAGATGGGAATCTCATCTCGAGCCGCACGCCACGCGATCTGGCGCCGTTCGGCAAGGCCATGGTGGAATTTCTCGACCGCAATGTGCGATAG